Genomic DNA from Candidatus Kapaibacterium sp.:
GTGGCACATTTAAGTTTCCGGACGGGTCTAAATGCATTAAGACTTCTCCATCGGGTTTTTCGATATTTATAGCTGAAACTGTTGTTTCCATATCAATCTGACCGGGAGTGATATTAACAAAAATATCATCACTATTTTCAGTTTTTATACCTCCCGAATGTGTTCGAGTTATATTACCATCAAAATCAGAGTATTCAGCTTCACCTGCCGAAATATTTGTTCTATCTTCGGCAGAATTTGAAATGGAGTTACCCTCCGAATTCGACTCGTTCAAATTATTATCGCTATCACCGATTATATTGCCATTAGGGGTTGCATTGTTGAAATTCCCTACCATGCTTGCGTGAGAATTTCCACTTGGTGTAATCGTTTTGACATCACCCGTGGTCGGTGATGTTAAAACGATCTTGCCGGGATTAATACTTACACTATCAGCATTTACACTATCAGCAACAACTTCTATTCCACCTGCAAAGACCTCTTTACCTTTATGATAGGATGTCCCGTCCGGTTTAACTTCAAAAATTGGAGCACCTGAAGCATCTTTCATAGAAATTCCGTCAGCGCCTATTTCCATTGTATTGCCATCACCATCCTCAATAGTCAATCCATCAGGACTTAGCTCGGATTCGCCAATCATATTTCCATCTTCATCCTCTCGTCGTGAAGTTGTCCCTTCTGCTGTTGTTGAAGTGGTTGAGACTTCACCGTTATCGGGATTTGTTTTTTTAGATTTGGTACCTTCAGCTGTTGATTCCGTAGAGTTACCATCTTTATCAGTATTTTTTGTCCCTTTAGCAGTAGTTTCGGATGAATTTCCGGCATTATCGGTAGATTTGCTTCCTTTGGCAGTCGTTGTTGTTTCGTTTCCGTTTGGGTCAGTTGTAGTTGTTCCGGTTGGAGATACTGTCGTTTCATTGCCCGATTCATCTTGGAATACACCGTTTCCAACTTGAATAATTGTAGTTTTAATAGAGCCTGATTTAGTCTGTTTAACTTCTTTTCCAGAAATTTCTGTTTTGTTTCCTTCTCCATCCTCAAGAACAATAACATCCGGCATTAAAGATGAAATTCTAATCTGGTTATCAAGTGGTGTATTGTCTTCAATTTTAATATTTGCACCCTCTACTAATCTGACATTGTCACGTAGACCTGCTTCTTTGCCAATACTACGAACAACTGTATTAGGGGCAATCTTTATCCCTGTAACTGCAGAATTGCCCAACTCACTGGTAGTAACCGCTAATGGAGCAATTTTTACCGTAGTCACAGCCAATGGAGCTATTTTATCCGTTGTAACTTTCAATGGACCTATTGAAGGGTCTGGATATATACCTGTCAAATCACCTCCAGCGGGACCACCCATTACCGAAGTAATTGTAATATCATTTATGCTTGGAAAATTATCCGTGATTGTTACATTTGTTCCGGCAACTAATCTTACATCATCAGTTAATTTGCTCGCACTTCCGATGCTTCTCACAACGGTCCCGTTTGCTATCTTCGTATTTATTACAGCACCGGGTGCTATTGAAGGTGACGGGTAATTCCCTGTGAGATCTCCACCGGCAGGTCCTGAAGGTGGTAGTGAAACTGGCGCATTCGTGATTTTAAGCCAATCAACACTTAAAATCTTATCATTTGTAACGGCATCGTCAAGTATCTTTTGTGTTGTTATAGCATTGTCTTCAACGGTACGAGCCATCATACTATAGGGTGATGATGTCAATCTAACTCGAGACATAGGCAAAGCCTCGCCTACCTTGATTTCCAACCAATATGGTTGGTCAAAATCAAGATTCAAGGGATTCATTAGGTCAAGCCCCATTGTTATGTTGAGCATTCCATCGTCAATACTTTCAAGGAATACTTCGGACCATAGTGGAATAATAACGTTTGGATTGTCAGTGTTGAATATTTTCATTGTAATAGTGTAATTACCGTTCAAGGGAGCGCCTAAATCGTCAGTTATTACTCCTTGCCAACTAATTTGACGGGGGATTTGTGACAAGGTTGATGTGGTCATTATTGCTATTGCAATAAATATGGTGAAGAAACAACGTAACATAGCAGACTCCAATTATAATAATTTTTAGTTACTTATAGAGACAAGCAATGTAAACGTAATAAATTAATTTATAAAATACAAATAAAACTTAAATTAAAAGAATTATTTTATCTTAATTATATATCAATAAGTTACGTGTATTTCAAAAGCTCGAAATTGTTAAATCAACATCGTTTATGGGATGTTTGTAGCATAAATATTAATTAAATTGTGAATTAGCATACCTTTAATTAATTATTCTATGAGACTAATTTTAGATTTGCTCCTCCTTCTTGACATTTTTCCACAAATTAGCCATCAAAAATTCAATAATTGAAATTTTAATACAACAATAGTAATGAAGATAAGAAGTAAAAAACTTTGTAGATGAAACAATTTGGTTAAATGATAACTTAATCAATAGTTCAATATTTGTCTTGTTCCAAGCACTTAACAGCGTCTTTGAGCTGTTTGATGACTTCATCTTTTAGCTTTTTGGGCTCAATATCTGCTATTGCATTGCACCATCGTGACAACCACGAGATGAAATCGGGCGAAATCGGAACCATCATTTCTATATTTAGATTGCCAGAATTGCTTTTACTGACATTTTGCGAAATGTGGATATGGCGATTCTCGAAATATTTGACAAATGCCTTTTTGATTACGATTTTTACCATTTCTACATCACCATCTATGACAGCAAACCTTTCAGTTCTGAATTTGTCATAGTCAAATTTGGGCTCAGTTTTCCTTATGTTATAAATTTCTTCGATTGATTTGATGTTTTGGATAGCGAAATTGGTTGACCTTTTGTGTGCAGGATTATAAGCTATAAGATAGATTGTTCCCAAATAGGTATATAAAAATTGAGGGAAAATCGTATAATCTTTGACCATATCGTCAGTCAAGCGTTCGTATTTAATCTTAATCCAATTTTTCTCGTTAATGTGCTTGATGCAAAGTCTTAAGATTTCATGCTTGTTCGAGTAATCGTAAGCACCGATGTTTTGGTCCCCATAGAAAGGGTCTTCAAGAAAAACTGAGCCGGGCACCATAGATTCTAACTTATTCGCCAATTCGTTCAAATCTTTTTCAATTGTCGTGCCTCGAAAAGTGCTGATATACGCTTTCAAAATATAGAAAGAAATCATTTCGCTCTCGCGAATATTTTTGGGACTGAAATCAATGTTGGAAAGTTTCTTAAGTTTCCACAACGTTACCTTGCCTGATTTACGTTTATCCAAATACCCGTCATCAAGCAACACCTTCAAATCTCGTTGGATACTCCGAATCGAAACCTCTTTACAATCTTCAATCAAATGGTCGAAAATTTCAGTAGAAGTCATATTATTATTTGATGACAAAAGTCTCAATATTCGTAGAATTCGCCTTACTTGTTGGCTACTATCCAAAATTTTCTTGCTCATAATCACATCCGATTTAATCATAGCACTTTGAAAAAGCAAAAATACAGATATTTGCGAATAAATAAACAGTTAATATAAGAAAGCACGAAAAAATGCTGAACAAATGAAATTGTTGTCGAATTTGCTTATTTTAGTAAGATGTTCAAAATATGATTTGAGAAAAATGTCTTTCAAAAATAAAATTGCAGATTCAAACTCAGCTTTGCTCACACCTGTGAAGTTGCTTTATTACCGATTTTTCAACAAATACTACCAAGTAAATGATATAATTTCCCGTAGCCAAATTACCGATGACGGCAGTCTGAAAGTGACGCTGAAAAGCGGCATAATCTTAGAATCTCCCCCATCGCAGATTCCGGCTGAAATCAACTTCACCGAGCGCTACAACTACGGCACAAAATCAAAAATGGACAAAATCCTTGACGTCAATAAATATTACTTCCTATACGAAATACTCAGCGAACTCTTCATCCACAGCGAGTACTTCACCTATTTCGACATCAACGAAGGCGACACCGTAATAGATGCCGGAGCAAACATCGGCGGATTCACTGTCCAAGCAGCAAAAAAAGTCGGCTCTACAGGTAAAGTAATCGCAATCGAACCCGACGAGCAAAACCGCATCACACTCCAGCGAAATCTCGACAACAACAATCTGCAAAATGTCGAAATCATACCATTAGCGCTATGGTCTGAAAAATGCACAAAAGAATTCCACATCAGCAATCGACCGGGCGAGCACACCTTGATTGACTATGACAACGAATTATTCACCAACAAGCAAGTAGTCACAATCCACTGCGAAACATTAGACGAAATCATCCAACGACAAGGCTACGACAATGTCAGCTACCTAAAAATGGACATCGAAGGCGCCGAAATAGAAGCCATCAAAGGAGCGACAAAATTTCTCACTACCCAATCACCCAAACTACTCATCGAAGCCCTCCACGAAGTCAATGGCGAAGCCGCATTCAAATCCATAGTCCCACCCCTTCAATCCCTCGGCTACAAATTATTGAGAGAGGTGGATGATATTCGAGGTACCATTTTCGCTCAAAAGTAATTTCTATTTCACAATTAAAAGCTTTTCAGTCTTTAAATTCCAAGGCGTTATTAATTTAATAATATATAAACCTTGATTCAAACTTGAACAATCAATCGTCATGTTTGTTTCGATATGTTCGCGATTATGTTTGCTCCATTGATGCTTATATACTGATATACCTACCAAATCAAGAATCTCCAACTCAAATTCGCCTTCTTCACTTGAACCAATCTGTAAATTTACAGAAGAATTTGTAGGATTTTCATTTATCGTCATATAAGTTGGTATGTACATTTGAATCGGTCGTATTTGAGGAGCACAAACATCAGTTTTAATACTACCTGGTGTGCTGGTATATTCATTTCCGCTATTTGATTCAAATTCTATGATCTCAATAGAGTCGTAAGTTTTATTACCAAGAAGAACTAATCCGCACAAATGGTTTATTACTGTAGGATAATCATAAAGCAAAACATCAAAATCTTCAATTTCAATAATAAATTTGTCTCCGGATTCTTTTATAGAAACAATATTGCCCGATACAATGTGGTCAGGCTTAAATAGTGTTTTGTTTAATGATAGAACCAATCTATACGAAACAGGTAGACCCGGAATATCACAATTAATATTACCCATAATTGGGATACACAACTCTTCACCGATTATTACAACAGTATCAGGAACAATAATATGAACTATAGGTGGTTTTACAATGAGTCTCAAATCAACATTAAATGATTTTGTGCAAGGTTCATCAATTTTTATAAGCAAATTAGCAGCAAAGGTATCCAAAGTAGGCGGTAAAGAGTTTATTAACAGCTTTAGCGATTCACCGGGTTTAATTCTTTGCCCGATAAGCAAATCAGCATTTGACTTAAAAATCGCAGTATCGCCTTCAATTAAGATTTCACTTATTCTAAGCGTTTCTTTTCCTTTGTTTACAACATCCAATAAACTTTCAACAACTTCACCATAACAAGCGGCATAAATTTCAATCAAATCAGGTATATCAAATTCTAAATCAAAATCTGTAATTGTAATTTCGGCTATTGAAAGACAACCATTTTTATCATAAGCCGAAAGTGTATATTTACCGGAACCTACAGTCTCTATTGATTGTGTAGTATCTCCTGTTGACCATTTAAAATTGTTAAATCCTTCAGTTGCTGTAAGCAAAACGGAGCCATCACAAAAGTAATCTGAGCTGACAATTATTTCTAAGACTTCAGGAATTACATAAAAAACATTGATTGTGTCATATGATACACATCCGGTCTCAATATCTGTGATTTCAACTATATATTCAATATCAGACGGACTGTTACAAATAGGATTCCCAATGAATGGATTATCAAGAAAATCTTCAGGAATCCATTTAAATTTCAGTCTGCTATTTTTTCCATTTTCATTACCCAATTGTACTGAACTACCTTGACAGATTGTGTAATTAGTACCCAAATCAATTATTTCAGAATCCAGAATCAAACAACTTATTTCAATTTCATATGAAGCTGGACAAGGATAATCTATTTCTATAAGTATTTTCGCTGTAATCATTCCAACTTGAATAGCTCTTATTTTGAATATTAAATGACCAGATTCATTAATAGTTAGAACAGAATCCTCAAAACTTATTTTTTCGGGTGTAATCAAATCGCTACCAATGAGTTTGATAATTTTAACTTTGACATTAACATTTCCTATGTTTTTAATTTCAATTGACTTTTCACTATCATTACCAAAGCATATTGGTTCAAACTCAATAAAAGTAGGGATGACCAATTTAATATTGGCATTGATTATTTCAATTGAAGCTGTTGTCAAACATCCATTAGAATCAATGGCACTTACTGTATAAACACCGGCTTCATTCACTTGAATTACCTGAGTTGAATCACCATTGGACCAAACATAACCCGGGAATCCATCGGAAGCTCTTAAAGTTACTGAATTATCACAAATCACTAAGCTGGAAGCTTCGATTGATATTGGTTCAGGCTCATGAACAAAAACATTGATAGTATCATAAGCTAAACATCCACTGGTTTTGTGTCTGACTATAACAGTATATTTCGTATCAACAATAGCATTACATATTGGGTTTCCAATATTTGGATTATTCAAATATTCAGCCGGACTCCAACTATATATCCAATCAGGATTTTTCCCGTTAATTCCACCAAGGGTTATTGATTCATCGGGACATTTGATTATATCTTCACCGGCTTCATAAACAGGTAAATCGTATATAGAGAATTTAATTCCAATTTCGAATTCAACTTTACATGGAGTTTCAAAGAATAATGTCACTTTTTCAGAATAAGAACCTTCTTTTCGAGCTTTTATATGAATTTTGATTGGATGAGAAAAATTCTTAACAATTTCCTTGTCTAACAAACCGGTATAATCAAGCTCAAAGAAACCATTTTTCTTGTCATATTCCACCGCTGAGATAAGAATTGGCAAGTTACCTAAATTGGTTAAATTTATTGTTGTGTCTTTTTCATCTCCTACACACATAATACCCAAATCAATCGTTTCAGGTAAATCAAGTTCGAGTTCTAGGATTATTTTTATTGAATCTACACTTATACACCCATTCTTATCTCGAGCCTGTACTATATATACACCTTGTTTTGTGATTTGAATAACGCTCTCTTTAGCACCATTTGACCATTTATAGTCTGTAAAACCTTCTGATGCCGTTAATGTCACAGGGTCATTGCAAATTGTTAAGCTACTCGCAGTAATATCAATATTTTCCGGAATGTTAACAACTACATCTATAGTATCGTATGTTGTGCAACCATCATCCAAATTTTTAACTTGAATAAAATATGTAATGTTTTCTCGCGCATCACATCGTGGATTACCGACAAATGAATTATCTAAATATAATGGTGGATGCCAAACGTATTGTAATTCAGGTCTTTTCCAGTTTTCATTACCAAGAACAATAGTCTCACCTAAACATATTGAAACATCTTCTCCCAATTCGAAATTTTCAGGAATTTTAATAACGACATCAATTGTATCGTAGGACATACAACCGGTTTCCAAATTTTCAACTTGAATATAATATCTTATGTTTTCATGTGCATGACACTTTGGATTTCCTGCATAAGGATTATCTAAATATAAATTTGGATGCCATACAAATCGTAATTCACGTCTTTTTCCGTTTTCATTTCCAAGTACAACAGTATCTCCAAAACAAATTTCGATATCATCTGCCACATCCAAATTTTCCGTCATTTTAATAACGACATTAATTGTATCGTAAGACATACAACCGGTTTCCAAATTTTCAGCTTGAATATAATATGTTATGTTTTCTCGAGCATGACATTTTGGGTTTCCTACATATGGATTATCTAAATATAAATTTGGAGACCATATGAATCGTAAATCACTTCTTTTTCCGTTTTCATTACCAAGTACAACAGTATCGCCGATACATATTTCAATATCATCTGCTAAATTTATTTCTTCCACACAAACGGAATCCAAAACAAAAGCTAAATCATCAATTGCTATATCATTTCCTTTTGAGAAAGTTGATAAATTGTATATTTCAATGAGAGCTTTTGAATCTGAATTTGAATTCCATTTCGATTCAAAGTAAGACCAAGTACAAGATGCTTTACCAATATGAAAATCAGGTTCGAGTGCTTTTCCATTAATTTTAATCTGGAAATCGGAATCATCATAATATACAAGTTTTGTAGCCCACATCGAAAATTTATATACTGAGGACTTCTTAACATCAACTTCCTGCGACCATACTAATTTGTTGGGTACTGTATATGAATCGAAAAACATCATCAACTTTGCTGAGTCTTGAGTATGATCTTTGCATGGTGCAAAGCCGGGGTGTATTAACTGCGGGTTCGTCCCAATTGTATAATATCCTGGTCCAAATGGTATTCCGGTGCTATATGTATAATCGGTATTAAAACCGACATTACCTAAGCTAAAATCTCCGTTATAAATTAGATTTTCTTCCGAAAGCAATAAGACAGTTGACACAAACCATAAAAATATTATGAGCTTTGATGAAATTTTAGCTTTCATAATTGCACCTTATGAGTCTTGTAAGAAATTTTTTGTAAATATACAAAAATCAATTGATTTAACAACAAAATAATAAAAGATTCTTAAAAAAGTCATTGAATAATATTTTAAGACATCAAGTTAGATTGAAAAATGCAAAATGAAACACAAAACTATTTGAAAGAGGAACTTAAGAATTTTTGGAATTCACAGACTTGTGGGACTGCTACAATTGACAAAGAGAAATTTACTTTAGAATACTTTGAAGACATTGAGGAGCATAGATACGACTTACAACCTGAAATTTTCAATTTCGCCCAATTTACTCGATTTCATAATAAACGATTACTTGAAGTCGGTGTCGGAGCTGGTACTGATTTTCTCCAATGGGTTAGAGCCGGAGCAGAATGTTACGGTATTGATTTAACCCCTGAAGCAATTGAACA
This window encodes:
- a CDS encoding WYL domain-containing protein; translated protein: MSKKILDSSQQVRRILRILRLLSSNNNMTSTEIFDHLIEDCKEVSIRSIQRDLKVLLDDGYLDKRKSGKVTLWKLKKLSNIDFSPKNIRESEMISFYILKAYISTFRGTTIEKDLNELANKLESMVPGSVFLEDPFYGDQNIGAYDYSNKHEILRLCIKHINEKNWIKIKYERLTDDMVKDYTIFPQFLYTYLGTIYLIAYNPAHKRSTNFAIQNIKSIEEIYNIRKTEPKFDYDKFRTERFAVIDGDVEMVKIVIKKAFVKYFENRHIHISQNVSKSNSGNLNIEMMVPISPDFISWLSRWCNAIADIEPKKLKDEVIKQLKDAVKCLEQDKY
- a CDS encoding FkbM family methyltransferase encodes the protein MSFKNKIADSNSALLTPVKLLYYRFFNKYYQVNDIISRSQITDDGSLKVTLKSGIILESPPSQIPAEINFTERYNYGTKSKMDKILDVNKYYFLYEILSELFIHSEYFTYFDINEGDTVIDAGANIGGFTVQAAKKVGSTGKVIAIEPDEQNRITLQRNLDNNNLQNVEIIPLALWSEKCTKEFHISNRPGEHTLIDYDNELFTNKQVVTIHCETLDEIIQRQGYDNVSYLKMDIEGAEIEAIKGATKFLTTQSPKLLIEALHEVNGEAAFKSIVPPLQSLGYKLLREVDDIRGTIFAQK
- a CDS encoding T9SS type A sorting domain-containing protein: MKAKISSKLIIFLWFVSTVLLLSEENLIYNGDFSLGNVGFNTDYTYSTGIPFGPGYYTIGTNPQLIHPGFAPCKDHTQDSAKLMMFFDSYTVPNKLVWSQEVDVKKSSVYKFSMWATKLVYYDDSDFQIKINGKALEPDFHIGKASCTWSYFESKWNSNSDSKALIEIYNLSTFSKGNDIAIDDLAFVLDSVCVEEINLADDIEICIGDTVVLGNENGKRSDLRFIWSPNLYLDNPYVGNPKCHARENITYYIQAENLETGCMSYDTINVVIKMTENLDVADDIEICFGDTVVLGNENGKRRELRFVWHPNLYLDNPYAGNPKCHAHENIRYYIQVENLETGCMSYDTIDVVIKIPENFELGEDVSICLGETIVLGNENWKRPELQYVWHPPLYLDNSFVGNPRCDARENITYFIQVKNLDDGCTTYDTIDVVVNIPENIDITASSLTICNDPVTLTASEGFTDYKWSNGAKESVIQITKQGVYIVQARDKNGCISVDSIKIILELELDLPETIDLGIMCVGDEKDTTINLTNLGNLPILISAVEYDKKNGFFELDYTGLLDKEIVKNFSHPIKIHIKARKEGSYSEKVTLFFETPCKVEFEIGIKFSIYDLPVYEAGEDIIKCPDESITLGGINGKNPDWIYSWSPAEYLNNPNIGNPICNAIVDTKYTVIVRHKTSGCLAYDTINVFVHEPEPISIEASSLVICDNSVTLRASDGFPGYVWSNGDSTQVIQVNEAGVYTVSAIDSNGCLTTASIEIINANIKLVIPTFIEFEPICFGNDSEKSIEIKNIGNVNVKVKIIKLIGSDLITPEKISFEDSVLTINESGHLIFKIRAIQVGMITAKILIEIDYPCPASYEIEISCLILDSEIIDLGTNYTICQGSSVQLGNENGKNSRLKFKWIPEDFLDNPFIGNPICNSPSDIEYIVEITDIETGCVSYDTINVFYVIPEVLEIIVSSDYFCDGSVLLTATEGFNNFKWSTGDTTQSIETVGSGKYTLSAYDKNGCLSIAEITITDFDLEFDIPDLIEIYAACYGEVVESLLDVVNKGKETLRISEILIEGDTAIFKSNADLLIGQRIKPGESLKLLINSLPPTLDTFAANLLIKIDEPCTKSFNVDLRLIVKPPIVHIIVPDTVVIIGEELCIPIMGNINCDIPGLPVSYRLVLSLNKTLFKPDHIVSGNIVSIKESGDKFIIEIEDFDVLLYDYPTVINHLCGLVLLGNKTYDSIEIIEFESNSGNEYTSTPGSIKTDVCAPQIRPIQMYIPTYMTINENPTNSSVNLQIGSSEEGEFELEILDLVGISVYKHQWSKHNREHIETNMTIDCSSLNQGLYIIKLITPWNLKTEKLLIVK